The sequence GCCGGGGTGGCCGCGGGGGGCAGCAGGCCTGGGCCGCAGAGCAGGTCCACCTCCTCCACGTCCTTCAGCGAGGCGAGTCCCTGCTCCAGCGTCCTGCCTTCTCCCAGCGGCACCACCCAGCACTGCTCGCCGCCGTTCTCGAAGAAGCCTCGTACCGCGCAGGCGAGGAAGAGCGGAGGCGTGCCGGTGCCCCACTTCACCTCGAGCTGGCCCGGGCGGATGAGGACCATCGGCTCGGGCAGCGGGGCGTCCGCCGTGTAGGCCAGGAAGGCGGGCACACCGGTGCGCAGGAGCTCGGGCGGAAGTCGCTCCTCGACCGGGCCGATGTGCACTCCGGGTGTTGAGTCTTGCATCGACATGCCTCGCACCTGCCGACGTGGGGATGACCGGGCGTCCGCGTGCTAGCTCGTCGGCCCCGACCACTGGCCGATGCGGAAGATGACGAACTCGGCGGGCTTGGTGATGGCGACGCCGATCTCGGTGATGACGCGGCCCACGTCCCGCTCCGCGGGCGGGTTGTTCTCGGCGTCGCACTTCACGTAGAAGGCCTCCTCCGGCGTGGCGCCGAACAGCGCCCCGGTGCTCCACACCTGGTTGAGGAAGGCCGTCGTGTTGCGGGTGATGCGCGCCCAGAGATCGTGGTTGTTGGGCTCGAAGACGGCCCACTGCAGGCCGACATCGATCGAGTCCCGCAGGTAGCAGAAGAGGCGGCGGACGTTGATGTAGCGGAAGTCCGCCTCGGTGCTGCCGGCACGGGTGCGCGCGCCCCACACCTTGATGGTGCCGTCCAGGTTCCGGATGCAGTTGATGCCCTCCGGGTTCAGGCCGTCCTGCAGGCTGGTGCTGATGGCCCACCGCAGGCCCACCGCGCCGCGCACCGCCTCGTTGGCGGGCGCCTTGTGGACTCCGCGCGAGCCGTCCACGCGGGCGTAGATGCCGGCGATGTGGCCGGAGGGGGGCATGTACGCGAGCCCCTTGGAGGCCGGATCGAAGACCTGGATCCACGGGTAGTAGCAGGCGGCGTAGCTCGACTTGCCGGGGAGGGTGTCTCCCTTCGTCGGCAGCTCGGACGGGGGCACGTCCAGGGGCCCGTCGAACAAGGCGATCCGGTCGTTCATCCTCGCGGCGTGAGAGATGAGCTTGTCCAGGGTGGCCTTGTCGGTGATGCCAGGCGCGGCCACCATGGAGATCTCTCCAATGGCCTCGAAGAGCAGGAGCGCCGCGTCCACGTCCGCCGTGGTCGCGGCGTGGGCCACGTAGCAGCGGGTGCCGCCGTTGTTGAAGAACCCGTAGACGGCGTGCGCCAGCTGGTTGTGCTCCACCACGTCGGAGAAGTCGCCGAACCGGGTCTTGAACTCCGTGAAGTTGGTGCAGAGCACCGCGCCGGTGGGAGTGACGAGGTTCGTCCCGTCCGGATTCTTCAGGGTGGCATCGTTGTAGACGCCGATGAAGCCGGCGGTACTGGTGCCGGCGCCTTCGATGGGCATCGCGCCCGAAGGCACCTGCTCCACGTAGACTCCTGGCGACTTGTAGTCGGGCATGCGTGCTCCTCCGTGTGCTCCTCAGGTTCTCGTTCCGCGCTCAGGGGGTGGTCCCCCCGCTGGGCAGCGGACGCTCCAGCAGGACATCCAGTCTCTTCACTCCACCTTGCTCCAGGCCGGCCGAGAGCTGCGCCGGCGAGAATCCTCGGGCGGACACCTGGAGCGTGCGTGTCCCCGTCTCGATGCCATGCAGCAGGAAGCGGCCCTCCGCGTCCGTGAGGGCGCTCTCCCCGCTGCCCATCACGCGCACCCGCGCCATGGCCACGGGGGCCGAGCCGTCCGCCTCATCCGCTCCGCTGATCACTCCCTCGATGGCCGTGGGCGGCAGGGCGAGGGTGGCGAGCGGGAAGGGACTGCGCTGCGAGGAGGCCTCAAGCTGCAGCGACACCGTGCCATAGCGGGTGCCGGAGCCGGGCAGTCGCGCGGCCAGCGTGTACGAGCCATCGGGCAGGTCCACGAAGCGGAAGGTGCCGTCGGCGGAGGAGCGCGTGAGCTCTGGCCGCTGGGCGCTGGAGGTGCGCTGGGAGGCCGCCAGCCACGAGCGCCATGCCTCGGGCCCGTCCGTGAGGACAATCTCGGCGCCCGCCACGGCCTTGCGTGTCCGAGCATCGATCACGCGCCCGGCGATGCTCAGGCGGTGGGTGCGTGTGGCGACTCGCACGAAGCCCGCCGTCCCGGTCCGCGCCTGCTGGGGCAGCGCTCCCGCCGAAGTGGGGGCGCTCTCATTGGCGGGAGCGCTCACGCTGGTCGCTACGCTCTTTCGAGTGCCCGGAGAGGCCGGCTCGGGGCTCGGCTCGGCCGGTGGGGCGGCCAGCGTGGCCTGAGCGCTCTTCGACGACTTCTTGGTGGTGCTCTTCGTGGACTTCTCGGTGGTGCTCTTCGTGGATCCGCTCGATGACGAGGACTTCTTGGTCTTGGTCGTCATGAGGACTGGACCTGTCTGACGACGTTGCCCAGCTCCTCGGGGGAACGGACGTCGACGCTGAGGGTCAGTACGTAATGGAGCGCGGCGCGGGGCTTGCCTTTCAGCGCGTGCCACATCTCGAAGCCGTGCTGGCGACCCGGGGGCTGCAGGGTCAAGGCGCGCACGGGTGGCTCCTGGTCCTTCAGGCTCCCCTGGAGGACCTCCGTGGGCAGGCGGCGGTAGCGCAGCAGCACCTGGAGGACGGCGCCCAGCAGCCGGTGCTCGTACAGCTCGGGGTTCTGCACCCCATCTCGCGCGCACACGGTGACCAGGTAGTGGCAGTCCACCCGGGCTGGCGCGTAGCGCTTGATGACGGAGCCGTCGTCCTGTCGCTCCAGCTGCGGCTCGAAGCTGCGCAGCTCCCGGTTCTCGGCCAGCTCGAAGAGGAACAGGTTGACCGCTGGCAGCAGCAGCGACTGCGGTGGGAATGACTCGTCCGGCGTCAGGAAGCTCACGGAGACGGGGTACTCACCGCTGACGAACTCCTCGGGGAGCTCTCGCTTGAGCAAAGTCTCGAGCGTCCTGTCCAGGTCGTGAAGAATGGCCGCACCCCGTTGTCCCCGACTGGGCCCTGCTTGCTGCCAC is a genomic window of Hyalangium gracile containing:
- a CDS encoding phage tail sheath family protein: MPDYKSPGVYVEQVPSGAMPIEGAGTSTAGFIGVYNDATLKNPDGTNLVTPTGAVLCTNFTEFKTRFGDFSDVVEHNQLAHAVYGFFNNGGTRCYVAHAATTADVDAALLLFEAIGEISMVAAPGITDKATLDKLISHAARMNDRIALFDGPLDVPPSELPTKGDTLPGKSSYAACYYPWIQVFDPASKGLAYMPPSGHIAGIYARVDGSRGVHKAPANEAVRGAVGLRWAISTSLQDGLNPEGINCIRNLDGTIKVWGARTRAGSTEADFRYINVRRLFCYLRDSIDVGLQWAVFEPNNHDLWARITRNTTAFLNQVWSTGALFGATPEEAFYVKCDAENNPPAERDVGRVITEIGVAITKPAEFVIFRIGQWSGPTS
- a CDS encoding carboxypeptidase regulatory-like domain-containing protein — protein: MTTKTKKSSSSSGSTKSTTEKSTKSTTKKSSKSAQATLAAPPAEPSPEPASPGTRKSVATSVSAPANESAPTSAGALPQQARTGTAGFVRVATRTHRLSIAGRVIDARTRKAVAGAEIVLTDGPEAWRSWLAASQRTSSAQRPELTRSSADGTFRFVDLPDGSYTLAARLPGSGTRYGTVSLQLEASSQRSPFPLATLALPPTAIEGVISGADEADGSAPVAMARVRVMGSGESALTDAEGRFLLHGIETGTRTLQVSARGFSPAQLSAGLEQGGVKRLDVLLERPLPSGGTTP
- a CDS encoding DUF4255 domain-containing protein; protein product: MLHDLDRTLETLLKRELPEEFVSGEYPVSVSFLTPDESFPPQSLLLPAVNLFLFELAENRELRSFEPQLERQDDGSVIKRYAPARVDCHYLVTVCARDGVQNPELYEHRLLGAVLQVLLRYRRLPTEVLQGSLKDQEPPVRALTLQPPGRQHGFEMWHALKGKPRAALHYVLTLSVDVRSPEELGNVVRQVQSS